In the genome of Deinococcus carri, one region contains:
- a CDS encoding TlpA family protein disulfide reductase gives MDWPAPEDFVHGDPLPPPADWDRPGLVMVFNLECPGCVSRGIPFLKRLHAEFGDRVGLLALHTSRGHRLLPRGDVEPTLVRFAQDYARLPFPVALDLSGDLARAWETEGTPHWLAFAPGGELLRSVYGSQENAQTRLQYLLEEQVGGD, from the coding sequence ATGGACTGGCCCGCCCCCGAGGACTTTGTTCACGGCGACCCCCTCCCCCCGCCCGCCGACTGGGACCGGCCCGGCCTGGTGATGGTCTTCAATCTGGAATGCCCCGGCTGCGTGTCGCGCGGGATTCCCTTTCTGAAGCGGCTGCACGCCGAGTTCGGGGACCGGGTGGGGCTGCTCGCCCTGCACACCAGCCGGGGCCACCGCCTGCTGCCCAGAGGTGACGTGGAGCCGACGCTGGTGCGCTTCGCGCAGGACTACGCCCGGCTGCCCTTCCCCGTCGCCCTCGACCTGTCCGGCGACCTCGCCCGCGCGTGGGAGACAGAGGGCACGCCACACTGGCTGGCCTTCGCACCAGGCGGCGAGCTGCTGCGGAGTGTGTACGGGAGTCAGGAGAACGCGCAGACGCGGCTGCAATACCTGCTGGAGGAGCAGGTGGGAGGTGACTAG
- a CDS encoding CinA family nicotinamide mononucleotide deamidase-related protein, whose translation MLLAEIISVGTELLLGEIVDSNAAFLAQELAARGVTLRRKVVLGDNLGRVAEGLRLALSRADLVIMGGGLGPTDDDLTREAISDVLGETPQEDPELLAWLEGLYSARGRTMPQVNRKQAWLIPSAEALPNPVGTAPGWFVRTGGKVVVALPGPPREMQKMWREQVLPRLPLPDHALHAVTLHTQGIGESNVAELLGDLTKAANPSVATYARRTGVDVRVAASAPTAEEAQALAAPVLDTVRGKLARWTWGEDADTLAGAVTRELDGRTLGIIEAGSGGALCLLLADEPGFLDAAVTVDHARLITLGLTPVTLRDAGVVSEAAARELAAGAREHLGADVGLAVVTATGGEQAGQAYAALSAEDLGNVIHVNWPGDPAQVRERAAVAALALAYRTLRLPEPGEEAGGA comes from the coding sequence ATGCTTCTAGCAGAAATTATCAGCGTGGGAACAGAGCTGCTGCTCGGCGAGATCGTCGACAGCAACGCGGCCTTTCTCGCGCAGGAACTCGCGGCGCGCGGCGTCACGCTCCGCCGCAAGGTCGTGCTGGGCGACAACCTGGGACGGGTGGCCGAGGGGCTGCGGCTGGCCCTCTCCCGCGCCGACCTCGTGATCATGGGCGGCGGCCTCGGTCCCACCGACGACGACCTGACGCGCGAGGCCATCTCGGACGTGCTGGGCGAGACGCCGCAGGAAGACCCGGAGCTGCTCGCGTGGCTGGAGGGGCTGTACAGCGCCCGTGGCCGCACCATGCCGCAGGTCAACCGCAAGCAGGCGTGGCTGATTCCCAGTGCGGAAGCCCTGCCCAACCCGGTCGGCACCGCGCCGGGCTGGTTCGTGCGGACGGGCGGCAAGGTCGTGGTGGCCCTCCCCGGGCCGCCCCGCGAGATGCAGAAGATGTGGCGCGAGCAGGTGCTGCCCCGGCTGCCGCTGCCCGACCACGCGCTGCACGCCGTGACCCTCCATACCCAGGGCATCGGCGAGAGCAATGTCGCGGAGCTGCTGGGCGACCTGACGAAGGCGGCCAATCCCAGCGTCGCCACCTACGCCCGGCGCACGGGGGTGGACGTGCGGGTGGCGGCCAGCGCACCCACCGCCGAGGAAGCACAGGCCCTGGCCGCCCCGGTGCTGGACACGGTGCGCGGCAAGCTGGCCCGCTGGACCTGGGGCGAGGACGCGGACACGCTGGCGGGAGCCGTGACCCGTGAGCTGGACGGCCGCACCCTGGGCATCATCGAGGCCGGAAGCGGCGGCGCGCTGTGCCTGCTGCTGGCCGACGAGCCGGGTTTTCTGGACGCCGCCGTGACGGTGGATCACGCCCGCCTGATCACGCTGGGCCTGACCCCGGTCACGCTGCGGGACGCGGGCGTGGTCAGCGAGGCGGCAGCCCGCGAACTGGCGGCGGGCGCGCGGGAACACCTGGGGGCCGATGTGGGCCTGGCCGTGGTGACGGCCACGGGCGGCGAGCAGGCGGGGCAGGCTTACGCCGCCCTGAGTGCCGAGGACCTGGGGAACGTAATCCACGTCAACTGGCCCGGCGACCCCGCCCAGGTGCGCGAGCGTGCTGCCGTGGCCGCCCTCGCCCTGGCCTACCGCACCCTGCGCCTGCCCGAACCCGGCGAGGAAGCAGGCGGCGCATGA
- the thpR gene encoding RNA 2',3'-cyclic phosphodiesterase, which yields MTKIRKTPRPAAKPQAVARAEAPAEAPAPRPPRTAPPEDRTLRLFYALKVPQDVAAPLAEAQRHLRGNWRSVRPDQFHITLAYLPAVPPEKVDDLKRLGAALTLDIPPLEVRLRGTGYFPNEGSPRVWFVKVEAGELTELAAGLREGIHALGLETDNLPFKAHVTLARKKGPAPRIPPLTFDLGWQAGNAVLIRSTLRKTGPIYDTVSTFRFRGAASENALPQPTAHHPQPTPPEETP from the coding sequence ATGACGAAGATCAGGAAGACGCCCCGGCCCGCCGCGAAACCTCAGGCCGTTGCGCGTGCCGAGGCACCGGCAGAGGCTCCCGCGCCCCGCCCCCCGCGCACTGCGCCCCCCGAAGACCGCACCCTCCGCCTCTTCTACGCCCTCAAGGTCCCGCAGGACGTGGCCGCCCCCCTCGCGGAGGCGCAGCGGCATCTGCGCGGCAACTGGCGCTCCGTGCGCCCGGATCAGTTCCACATCACGCTCGCCTACCTGCCCGCCGTGCCGCCGGAAAAGGTGGACGACCTCAAGCGGCTGGGCGCGGCGCTGACCCTGGACATTCCGCCGCTGGAGGTCCGGCTGCGCGGCACCGGCTACTTTCCCAACGAGGGCAGTCCGCGCGTGTGGTTCGTGAAGGTGGAAGCGGGGGAGCTGACCGAACTGGCGGCGGGCCTGCGCGAGGGCATTCACGCGCTGGGGCTGGAAACGGACAACCTCCCCTTCAAGGCGCATGTCACCCTGGCGCGCAAAAAGGGTCCCGCGCCGCGCATTCCGCCCCTCACCTTCGACCTGGGCTGGCAGGCAGGGAACGCCGTGCTGATTCGCAGCACCCTCCGTAAGACCGGCCCGATCTACGACACCGTGAGCACCTTCCGCTTCCGGGGAGCGGCCAGCGAGAACGCCCTCCCACAACCCACAGCCCACCACCCACAACCCACCCCTCCGGAGGAGACGCCATGA
- a CDS encoding nucleotidyltransferase family protein → MTEAEFLHTIRLNPVNAAILDRLPQLQAPQAHLVAGALFGTVWNVRSGQPPQVHIRDYDLFYWDADTSYEAEDAVIRRADALFADLNVRVEVRNQARVHLWFGQKHGVTRPPLGSVREGIDQFLVECTCVGVDERGELYAPHGLADLAAGHLRPNPRNHTLTLYAAKVADYRQRWPWLREG, encoded by the coding sequence GTGACTGAGGCGGAGTTCCTGCACACCATCCGCCTGAACCCGGTGAACGCGGCGATTCTGGACCGCCTGCCACAACTCCAGGCACCGCAGGCGCATCTGGTCGCCGGGGCGCTGTTCGGAACCGTGTGGAACGTGCGGAGCGGGCAGCCCCCGCAGGTGCATATCCGCGACTACGACCTGTTCTACTGGGACGCCGACACCAGTTACGAGGCGGAAGACGCCGTGATTCGCCGCGCCGATGCCCTTTTTGCCGACCTGAACGTGCGCGTGGAGGTCCGCAACCAGGCCCGCGTCCACCTGTGGTTTGGGCAGAAACACGGCGTGACCCGCCCGCCCCTGGGCAGCGTGCGCGAGGGCATCGACCAGTTTCTGGTGGAATGCACCTGCGTCGGCGTGGACGAACGGGGCGAACTGTACGCGCCCCACGGCCTGGCCGACCTCGCTGCGGGCCACCTGCGCCCCAACCCCCGCAACCACACGCTGACCCTCTACGCCGCGAAGGTGGCCGACTACCGCCAGCGCTGGCCCTGGCTGCGGGAGGGCTGA
- a CDS encoding multidrug efflux SMR transporter has product MTPVLALLCLAGAAGLDILANLLLKASDGFRRPLPGVAALALVLCAFGLLGLSLKALPLSVAYAVWGGLGIVGAALLSRRLEGVRFTPRAWAGLALILGSVAVLHLGR; this is encoded by the coding sequence ATGACCCCCGTGCTGGCCCTGCTGTGTCTGGCGGGGGCGGCGGGGCTGGACATCCTCGCCAACCTGCTGCTCAAGGCGTCGGATGGGTTTCGCCGTCCGTTGCCGGGGGTGGCCGCACTCGCGCTGGTGCTGTGCGCCTTCGGGCTGCTGGGCCTGAGCCTGAAGGCCCTGCCGCTGAGCGTGGCTTACGCCGTGTGGGGCGGGCTGGGCATCGTCGGCGCGGCGCTGCTGAGTCGCCGCCTCGAAGGGGTGCGCTTCACGCCCCGCGCCTGGGCGGGCCTGGCCCTGATTCTGGGCAGCGTGGCCGTGCTGCACCTGGGGCGCTGA
- a CDS encoding ADP-ribosylglycohydrolase family protein — protein MPGPHLHTLLSLTAADALGAATEFKTPDAIRARYGERITSYQPGSVFGFAPGEGTDDSQMTLATLLGYAGGRGLEGVLDALRAWLDAGPPDVGGLTRAALRPGTLDGGARAWAASGFQSAGNGGLMRIAAVWVAGCTGEALARESAAVTALTHTDPRCVHASVFLTAFLEALHAGQPYREAAEAALHVLDGLDARRVLLDAGIFSLNTREANDALREREREARAQVRARVRSGLGGHVTSQSGFVLDTLEAALAHARADTWLGCVEPAALLGDDSDTVACVVGAIAGARGLELPAHLLPPLRLGHTWPGWEREWACTAHFPAVLEAARD, from the coding sequence ATGCCCGGCCCCCACCTCCACACCCTCCTCTCGCTGACCGCCGCCGACGCGCTGGGAGCCGCGACCGAGTTCAAGACGCCGGACGCCATCCGCGCCCGCTACGGCGAGCGCATCACCAGCTACCAACCCGGCAGCGTGTTCGGCTTCGCGCCCGGCGAGGGCACCGACGACAGCCAGATGACGCTGGCGACCCTGCTGGGCTACGCGGGCGGCAGGGGGCTGGAAGGCGTGCTGGACGCCCTGCGCGCGTGGCTGGATGCCGGGCCGCCGGACGTGGGCGGCCTGACCCGCGCGGCCCTGCGCCCCGGCACGCTGGACGGTGGCGCGCGGGCCTGGGCCGCGAGCGGGTTTCAGAGTGCGGGGAACGGCGGCCTGATGCGGATTGCGGCGGTGTGGGTGGCCGGCTGCACGGGGGAGGCCCTGGCGCGCGAGTCGGCGGCCGTCACGGCCCTCACGCACACGGACCCGCGCTGCGTCCACGCCAGCGTGTTTCTGACGGCCTTTCTGGAGGCGCTGCACGCCGGGCAACCCTACCGGGAGGCGGCAGAGGCTGCCCTGCACGTGCTGGACGGTCTGGACGCGCGGCGGGTGCTGTTGGACGCTGGAATCTTCAGCCTGAACACCCGCGAGGCCAACGACGCCTTACGCGAGCGGGAGCGCGAGGCTCGGGCGCAGGTCCGCGCCCGCGTCCGCTCGGGCCTGGGGGGACACGTCACGTCTCAGAGCGGGTTCGTGCTGGACACGCTGGAGGCAGCGCTCGCCCACGCGCGGGCCGACACGTGGCTGGGCTGTGTGGAACCCGCCGCCCTGCTGGGCGACGACAGCGACACGGTGGCCTGCGTGGTCGGGGCCATCGCCGGGGCACGGGGGCTGGAGCTGCCGGCGCACCTCCTCCCGCCGCTGCGCCTGGGGCATACCTGGCCGGGCTGGGAGAGAGAGTGGGCCTGCACCGCACACTTCCCGGCGGTGCTGGAGGCCGCCCGTGACTGA
- a CDS encoding DMT family transporter encodes MRAWIALFSAIACEVTGTLALKLFGLQTPWLAAAVTGSSIVLSYLLLSLAFRRIPVAVAFAVWEAVGLVAITLLGVWLLGDSLTGPQLLALGGLLLGARLLHGGTQPRQAQAGGKA; translated from the coding sequence ATGCGCGCCTGGATCGCGCTGTTCTCGGCCATCGCCTGTGAAGTCACGGGCACGCTGGCCCTCAAACTGTTTGGTCTGCAGACGCCCTGGCTGGCCGCCGCCGTCACGGGCAGTTCCATCGTTCTCTCGTACCTGCTGCTTTCGCTGGCCTTCCGCCGGATTCCGGTGGCGGTGGCCTTTGCCGTCTGGGAGGCGGTGGGCCTGGTCGCCATCACGCTGCTGGGCGTGTGGCTGCTGGGTGACTCCCTGACCGGGCCGCAACTGCTGGCGCTGGGCGGGTTGCTGCTGGGAGCGCGGCTGCTGCACGGCGGCACGCAGCCCAGGCAGGCACAGGCGGGGGGGAAAGCATGA
- a CDS encoding glycoside hydrolase family 10 protein, giving the protein MKTSAFLAALLSLTLVPLAAATDPVPLPEPPPDVVTPAPPSTPETPAPATPAAPVPVVPAVLVPAPAPAPSSPAPASPVPGSPARTSPAPTAAPSSSAVPSISNVRGLWVDAFGPGLKTRAQVQRTVEDAARLGVNALFVQAIRRGDCLCRRSVLPTVTDSDLEKGFDPLAEITRLAHARGMRVIAWVSVTGAVNARVPNTNPAHVAQQHGPKAGAASWLSRRPDGSWQEGADGWLDPAIPAAADHMAAGVVSLVRNYPVDGVQLDRIRYPDGGAWGYDPKTLARYRAETGTKGTPAPTDPRWQAWKREQVTLLVRRIALEVKAVRPTAWVTAATITYGPPPAPGDLAAFHKTRTYADVLQDWPTWMRDGLLDLNVLMNYKRDAVGEQGAWLDGWNAFAASVRGGAEVAGGTALYLNPPAVTASQATRTVKSGLGWVGYSYRTPTLDVYGTRQSMPEGLTAIRAVLTAPGGALAAPTAWTSQPHTLRGLLGRVVGTVTPGGRRVEALRNGQVVARTTTDGTGYYGFLNLPPGPVEVRVSGQRWAEPVPEVGVIRYPDLLVRDVLPSASGKP; this is encoded by the coding sequence GTGAAGACCTCTGCCTTCCTCGCCGCGCTGCTGAGCCTGACGCTCGTGCCCCTGGCCGCCGCGACCGACCCGGTTCCCCTGCCGGAACCTCCGCCGGATGTCGTGACGCCCGCCCCCCCCAGCACGCCGGAGACTCCGGCCCCGGCCACTCCGGCCGCGCCCGTGCCCGTGGTCCCGGCCGTGCTGGTTCCCGCACCTGCTCCGGCCCCCAGCAGTCCCGCTCCGGCCAGTCCAGTTCCCGGCAGTCCGGCCCGCACCAGCCCGGCTCCCACGGCCGCGCCCTCCAGCAGTGCTGTGCCCTCTATCAGCAACGTGCGGGGGCTGTGGGTGGACGCCTTCGGGCCGGGCCTGAAGACACGCGCGCAGGTGCAGCGGACCGTGGAGGACGCCGCGCGGCTCGGCGTGAATGCCCTGTTCGTGCAGGCGATTCGCCGGGGCGATTGCCTGTGCCGGCGCTCGGTGCTGCCCACAGTGACCGACAGCGACCTCGAAAAGGGCTTCGACCCGCTGGCCGAGATCACCCGCCTGGCCCACGCCCGCGGCATGCGCGTGATCGCCTGGGTGAGCGTGACGGGCGCGGTGAATGCCCGCGTGCCCAACACCAACCCCGCCCACGTGGCCCAGCAGCACGGGCCGAAGGCGGGCGCGGCCTCGTGGCTGTCGCGCCGCCCCGACGGCTCCTGGCAGGAAGGCGCGGACGGCTGGCTGGACCCCGCGATTCCCGCCGCCGCCGACCACATGGCCGCGGGCGTGGTCAGCCTGGTGCGGAACTACCCGGTGGACGGGGTGCAGCTCGACCGTATCCGCTACCCCGACGGCGGGGCCTGGGGCTACGACCCCAAGACCCTGGCCCGCTACCGCGCCGAGACGGGCACGAAGGGCACCCCTGCCCCCACGGACCCCCGCTGGCAGGCCTGGAAGCGTGAGCAGGTGACGCTGCTGGTGCGCCGCATCGCCCTGGAGGTGAAGGCCGTGCGGCCCACCGCCTGGGTGACGGCCGCGACCATCACCTACGGCCCGCCGCCCGCGCCCGGCGACCTCGCCGCCTTTCACAAGACCCGCACCTACGCCGACGTGCTTCAGGACTGGCCGACCTGGATGCGCGACGGCCTGCTGGACCTGAACGTCCTGATGAACTACAAGCGCGACGCGGTGGGCGAGCAGGGGGCCTGGCTGGACGGCTGGAACGCCTTTGCCGCCAGCGTCCGCGGTGGGGCCGAGGTGGCGGGCGGCACGGCGCTGTACCTCAACCCACCCGCCGTGACCGCCTCGCAGGCGACCCGCACCGTGAAGTCGGGCCTGGGCTGGGTCGGGTATTCGTACCGCACGCCCACGCTGGACGTGTACGGCACCCGCCAAAGCATGCCGGAAGGCCTGACCGCCATCCGCGCCGTCCTGACCGCGCCGGGGGGTGCCCTCGCCGCGCCGACCGCCTGGACCAGCCAGCCGCACACCCTGCGCGGGCTGCTGGGGCGCGTCGTGGGGACCGTCACACCCGGCGGACGGCGGGTGGAAGCCCTGCGGAACGGCCAGGTCGTGGCCCGCACCACCACCGACGGCACCGGCTACTACGGGTTCCTGAACCTGCCGCCCGGCCCGGTCGAGGTGCGGGTCAGCGGCCAGCGCTGGGCCGAGCCGGTGCCCGAGGTGGGCGTGATTCGCTACCCCGACCTGCTGGTACGTGACGTGCTGCCCTCCGCGAGCGGGAAGCCGTAG
- the recA gene encoding recombinase RecA has protein sequence MSKDNPKDFGTPGDSKERMKAIETAMTQIEKAFGKGSIMKLGAESKLDVQAVSTGSLSLDLALGVGGIPRGRITEIYGPESGGKTTLALSIIAQAQKAGGTCAFIDAEHALDPVYARSLGVSTDELLVSQPDNGEQALEIMELLVRSGAIDVVVVDSVAALTPRAEIEGEMGDSLPGLQARLMSQALRKLTAILSKTGTAAIFINQVREKIGVMYGNPETTTGGRALKFYSSVRLDVRKIGQPVKLGNDAVGNTVKVKTVKNKVAPPFKEVELTLMYGKGFDQLSDLVTLASDMDIIKKAGSFYSYGDERIGQGKEKAIAYIAERPEMEQEIRDRVLGAIKEGRTTDVPGVATVPAVAE, from the coding sequence ATGAGCAAGGACAACCCCAAGGATTTCGGCACGCCCGGCGACAGCAAGGAACGCATGAAGGCCATCGAGACGGCCATGACCCAGATCGAAAAGGCCTTCGGCAAAGGCTCGATCATGAAGCTGGGGGCCGAGAGCAAGCTCGACGTGCAGGCCGTCAGCACCGGCAGCCTCAGCCTCGACCTCGCGCTGGGCGTGGGCGGCATTCCGCGCGGGCGCATCACCGAGATCTACGGCCCCGAATCCGGCGGCAAGACCACGCTGGCCCTGAGCATCATCGCGCAGGCCCAGAAGGCGGGCGGCACCTGCGCCTTTATCGACGCCGAACACGCCCTCGACCCGGTGTATGCCCGCAGCCTGGGCGTCAGCACCGACGAACTGCTGGTGTCGCAGCCCGACAACGGCGAGCAGGCGCTGGAGATCATGGAACTGCTAGTGCGCTCGGGAGCCATCGACGTGGTCGTGGTGGACTCGGTGGCCGCGCTGACCCCCCGCGCCGAAATCGAGGGCGAGATGGGCGACAGCCTGCCCGGCCTCCAGGCGCGCCTGATGTCTCAGGCCCTGCGCAAGCTGACCGCCATTCTGAGCAAGACCGGGACCGCCGCCATCTTCATCAACCAGGTGCGCGAGAAGATCGGCGTGATGTACGGCAACCCCGAGACGACCACCGGCGGGCGCGCGCTGAAGTTCTACTCCAGCGTTCGCCTCGATGTCCGCAAGATCGGCCAGCCGGTCAAGCTGGGCAACGACGCGGTGGGCAACACCGTGAAGGTCAAGACCGTGAAGAACAAGGTCGCGCCGCCCTTCAAGGAAGTCGAGCTGACCCTGATGTACGGCAAGGGCTTCGACCAGCTCAGCGACCTGGTGACGCTGGCTTCCGACATGGACATCATCAAGAAGGCCGGGAGCTTCTACTCCTACGGCGACGAGCGCATCGGCCAGGGCAAGGAAAAGGCCATCGCCTACATCGCCGAGCGCCCCGAGATGGAACAGGAAATCCGCGACCGTGTGCTGGGGGCCATCAAGGAAGGCCGCACGACCGACGTGCCTGGCGTGGCGACTGTGCCCGCTGTAGCGGAGTGA
- a CDS encoding zinc-binding dehydrogenase translates to MTGPLRVRRLMLTAPRTFAWEEVALSPPAPGQVRVRTRLSAVSVGSELSVVEGWLPGGSFPVRPGYQTLGVVESVGEGVVLAPGTRVVTTLGHAGGGLHPVGEVLPVPDFVPGRVALAAILGEETHKGIRRVAPRPGERVLVAGAGLLGLLTVFNLTCRGVRDVTVLEPDPERRDLARAFGAAGAVAPGALPHDAFDVGFECSASPEGFAELLGHLRPGGRACVLSDGNWGALGLPPAFHTRELTVLASSDGEDYAAYARWLWDHPDPVLARLFARTVTPDDLPAAFGRLVTWPRPVSLVADWTGEG, encoded by the coding sequence ATGACTGGACCGCTGCGGGTGCGCCGCCTGATGCTGACCGCCCCGCGCACCTTCGCCTGGGAAGAGGTGGCCCTGTCCCCACCCGCGCCCGGCCAGGTGCGCGTCCGAACCCGGCTGAGTGCCGTGAGCGTCGGCTCGGAATTGAGCGTGGTGGAAGGCTGGCTGCCCGGCGGGAGCTTTCCCGTCCGGCCCGGTTATCAGACGCTCGGGGTGGTCGAGTCGGTGGGGGAGGGGGTGGTCCTCGCACCGGGCACCCGCGTGGTGACGACGCTGGGCCACGCGGGCGGCGGTCTGCACCCGGTCGGCGAAGTGCTGCCCGTTCCGGACTTTGTGCCGGGGCGCGTCGCCCTCGCCGCGATTCTGGGCGAGGAGACGCACAAGGGCATCCGGCGGGTCGCACCCCGGCCGGGGGAGCGGGTGCTGGTGGCGGGGGCGGGGCTGCTGGGTCTGCTGACGGTGTTCAACCTGACGTGCCGGGGGGTGCGGGACGTGACCGTGCTGGAGCCGGACCCGGAACGCCGCGACCTGGCCCGCGCCTTCGGGGCGGCCGGGGCCGTGGCACCGGGGGCGCTGCCGCACGACGCCTTCGATGTGGGCTTCGAGTGCAGCGCCTCCCCGGAGGGATTCGCGGAACTGCTGGGGCACCTGCGGCCCGGTGGGCGGGCCTGCGTGCTGTCCGACGGCAACTGGGGCGCGCTCGGTCTGCCTCCGGCCTTCCACACCCGCGAACTGACGGTGCTGGCCTCCAGCGACGGCGAGGACTACGCCGCCTATGCCCGCTGGCTGTGGGACCATCCCGACCCCGTGCTGGCGCGGCTCTTTGCCCGGACGGTGACGCCCGACGACCTGCCCGCCGCTTTCGGGAGGCTGGTCACGTGGCCCCGCCCCGTGTCGCTGGTGGCCGACTGGACGGGGGAGGGGTGA
- the dnaX gene encoding DNA polymerase III subunit gamma/tau: MSALYQRARPINWDQVVGQEHVKDVLRAALEQGRVGHAYLFSGPRGVGKTTTARLIAMTANCTGPLPKPCGECESCLAVRAGSHPDVLEIDAASNNSVDDVRDLREKVGLAAMRGGKKIYILDEAHMMSRAAFNALLKTLEEPPSHVIFILATTEPEKIIPTILSRCQHYRFRRLTPEEIAGKLAGLTGGEGVRAEPEALHLIGRLADGAMRDGESLLERMLAAGTAVTRAGVEDALGLPPGERVRGIAGALVLGDAGTALTGAAELYREGFAARTVVEGLVAAFADALHAELGLEGEALEGADVPRLLRLQAALDEQEARFARSADQLSLELALTHALLAADGGGGGAVSAATAPPASVPADMTQRLNRLEKELAGLRGSGARPAPAGEVPAFEPGGRAAAAAAEPPPTRAAAAPSPVAPVSVHGNWADVTRQASMQMRAFLKPAQMHAEPGYVSLTYDEKSSFHAKQLAGKLDEVGALVLKVFGPVTFELFTPDGNRRVNLGGGGGGGPDGGGGGGGGGGTPAPSRPAGPAPTPARAQAPAAAPVTDEIPAFQPATRPRASRGPAFEPVESAPAERPRPAQAEARPQAAQTQRPPPTARAATATLETPAPLRPAPPPSPDDVAPAPLPDAAPAPWEEEHAADPPPAPADAQAGDRLPPPGAAREPYIVEVITEEPDWGDIGGEVGGPAPTLEDAPFADAVPARPAPAPRPAARPAAQAAAPGPARPGDIRAHPMYEEIKGRFSGRVREIGKNRNPQPAAAPESEGEEAEA, translated from the coding sequence ATGAGCGCCCTCTACCAGCGCGCCCGCCCGATCAACTGGGATCAGGTGGTGGGGCAGGAACACGTCAAGGACGTGCTGCGGGCCGCCCTGGAGCAGGGGCGGGTGGGGCACGCCTACCTGTTTTCCGGGCCGCGCGGCGTGGGCAAGACCACCACCGCCCGCCTGATCGCCATGACCGCCAACTGCACCGGGCCTCTGCCCAAGCCCTGCGGCGAGTGCGAGAGCTGCCTGGCGGTGCGGGCGGGCAGCCATCCGGACGTGCTGGAAATCGACGCGGCCAGCAACAACTCGGTGGACGACGTGCGCGACCTGCGCGAGAAGGTCGGCCTCGCGGCGATGCGCGGCGGCAAGAAGATCTATATCCTCGACGAGGCGCACATGATGAGCCGGGCGGCCTTCAACGCGCTGCTCAAGACGCTGGAGGAGCCGCCTTCGCACGTCATCTTTATCCTGGCGACCACCGAGCCGGAGAAGATCATCCCCACCATCCTGTCGCGCTGCCAGCACTACCGTTTTCGCCGCCTGACGCCGGAGGAGATCGCCGGCAAGCTGGCGGGCCTGACCGGGGGCGAGGGCGTGCGGGCCGAGCCGGAGGCGCTGCACCTGATCGGCCGCCTCGCCGACGGCGCGATGCGCGACGGCGAGAGCCTGCTGGAGCGGATGCTGGCGGCGGGCACGGCCGTCACGCGCGCGGGCGTGGAGGATGCCCTGGGCCTGCCCCCCGGCGAGCGTGTGCGCGGTATCGCGGGGGCGCTGGTGCTGGGAGACGCGGGCACCGCCCTCACCGGGGCCGCCGAGCTGTACCGCGAGGGCTTTGCCGCCCGCACGGTCGTGGAGGGGCTGGTGGCGGCCTTTGCCGACGCCCTGCACGCCGAACTGGGCCTGGAGGGCGAGGCCCTGGAGGGCGCGGACGTGCCCCGCCTGCTGCGGCTCCAGGCGGCCCTGGACGAGCAGGAGGCCCGCTTTGCCCGCTCGGCCGACCAGCTCAGCCTCGAACTGGCCCTGACGCACGCCCTTCTCGCCGCCGACGGTGGGGGAGGGGGCGCGGTGAGTGCGGCGACCGCTCCGCCGGCCAGCGTCCCCGCCGACATGACGCAGCGCCTCAACCGATTGGAAAAGGAACTGGCGGGCCTGCGTGGGAGTGGGGCGCGACCTGCCCCGGCAGGTGAGGTTCCGGCCTTCGAGCCGGGCGGACGCGCCGCTGCTGCCGCCGCCGAACCGCCGCCCACCCGCGCCGCTGCTGCTCCGTCACCTGTCGCCCCCGTTTCGGTACACGGCAACTGGGCCGACGTGACCCGGCAGGCCAGCATGCAGATGCGCGCCTTTCTCAAGCCCGCGCAGATGCACGCCGAACCCGGTTACGTCAGCCTCACTTACGACGAGAAAAGCAGCTTTCATGCCAAGCAGCTCGCCGGGAAGCTCGACGAGGTCGGTGCGCTGGTCCTGAAGGTCTTCGGTCCCGTCACCTTCGAGCTGTTCACCCCCGACGGCAACCGCCGCGTGAATCTGGGCGGCGGAGGTGGGGGTGGCCCCGACGGTGGTGGCGGGGGAGGCGGAGGAGGAGGGACGCCCGCTCCCTCCAGGCCCGCCGGACCCGCACCCACCCCCGCCCGCGCACAAGCGCCTGCCGCCGCGCCCGTCACGGACGAGATTCCCGCCTTCCAGCCCGCCACGCGGCCCCGCGCCTCGCGTGGCCCGGCCTTCGAGCCGGTGGAGTCGGCCCCCGCCGAGCGCCCACGGCCAGCCCAGGCCGAGGCCCGGCCCCAGGCCGCCCAGACACAGCGGCCGCCACCCACCGCCCGCGCCGCCACCGCGACCCTGGAGACGCCCGCCCCCCTGCGCCCTGCCCCGCCGCCCAGCCCGGACGACGTGGCCCCCGCGCCGCTCCCGGACGCGGCTCCCGCCCCCTGGGAGGAGGAACACGCCGCCGATCCGCCCCCCGCGCCCGCTGATGCCCAGGCCGGGGACCGCCTGCCCCCACCCGGCGCGGCCCGCGAGCCGTACATCGTGGAGGTGATCACCGAGGAACCCGACTGGGGCGACATCGGCGGCGAGGTCGGCGGGCCGGCCCCCACCCTGGAGGACGCCCCCTTCGCGGACGCGGTGCCCGCGCGGCCTGCCCCGGCCCCCCGACCCGCCGCCCGCCCGGCAGCCCAGGCAGCGGCCCCCGGCCCGGCCCGGCCCGGTGACATCCGCGCCCACCCGATGTACGAGGAAATCAAGGGCCGCTTTTCCGGGCGGGTGCGTGAGATTGGCAAGAACCGCAACCCCCAGCCCGCCGCCGCCCCCGAGAGCGAGGGGGAGGAGGCCGAAGCCTAG